A stretch of the Chanos chanos chromosome 1, fChaCha1.1, whole genome shotgun sequence genome encodes the following:
- the LOC115809606 gene encoding tripartite motif-containing protein 16-like yields the protein MAVPSLSAQNTFNCSVCLDLLRDPVTIPCGHSYCTGCIKDYWDQDDQRGVYSCPQCRQTFAPRPVLKKNTMLAELTERLRETGLQAAPPVVCYAGPGDVECDICTGRKLKAVKSCLVCLASYCETHLQTHYESPALKKHTLVKASTRLQDKICPEHGKLVEIYCRADQETICYLCAVDEHKGHDTVSAAAERTEKQTQLGETQRKCQQRIQEREKELQELKQAVKSLRISAQTAVEDSERIFTEMIQLIETRRSEVTEQIRAEERAELRSVESHIKKLEQEISELRKRDTELEKLSHTEDHIHFLQSFQSLSVHSGVKELRSMTVNPVFSFEDVRKSASEMKKRIEKFLNEETVKISEKVPRDEVLLLPEPKTRKDFLQYSCQLTLDPNTANVYLCLSEGNKKVTVSESPQAYPDHSQRFDWWKQVLCRQVLSGRCYWEVEWTGRVFISVSYKNIKRKTEGNESGFGRNNQSWSLVCNHTCYTFRHNDIRTKIPVVPSGSRIGVYLDHGAGTLSFYSVSRTMTLLHRVQTTFTQPLCAGFWLSFPSAVEICNF from the exons ATGGCAGTGCCTTCTTTATCAGCCCAGAACACGTTCAATtgttcagtctgtctggatctatTGAGGGATCCAGTGACgattccctgtggacacagttactgtacgGGCTGTATTAAGGACtactgggatcaggatgatcagagaggagtctacagctgcccccagtgtaGACAGACCTTCGCCCCAAGAcctgttcttaaaaaaaataccatgtTGGCTGAACTgactgagagactgagggagacagGACTCCAGGCTGCTCCTCCTGTCGTCTGTTatgctggacctggagatgtggagtgtgacatcTGCACTGGGAGAAAACTCAAAGCCGTCAaatcctgtctggtgtgtctggcCTCTTACTGTGAAACTCACCTCCAAACTCACTATGAATCTCCTGCCTTAAAGAAACACACGCTGGTCAAAGCCTCCACACGACTACAGGACAAGATCTGCCCTGAACATGGCAAACTAGTAGAGATTTACTGTCGCGCTGACCAAGAAACGATCTGCTATCTGTGTGCAGTGGATGAACATAAAGGCCATGATACAGTCTCAGCAGCAGCTGAAAGGACTGAGAAACAG acacagctgGGAGAGACCCAAAGAAAATGtcagcagagaatccaggagagagagaaggagctgcaggagctgaaacagGCTGTGAAGTCTCTCAGG atctctgcacagacagcagtggaggacagtgagaggatcttcACTGAGATGATCCAGTTGATTGAGACAAGACGCTCTGAGGTGACAGAGCAGATCAGAGCTGAAGAAAGGGCTGAATTGAGATCAGTTGAAAGTCACATTaagaaactggagcaggagatttctgagctgaggaagagagacactgagctggagaagctttcacacacagaggatcacatccatttcctccag agtttccagtctctctccGTTCATTCAGGAGTTAAAGAGTTACGCAGCATGACTGTCAATCCAGTCTTCTCTTTTGAAGATGTGAGGAAATCTGCCTCcgaaatgaaaaagagaatcGAGAAATTCCTCAATGAAGAGACAGTCAAGATATCAGAAAAAG TTCCAAGAGATGAGGTTCTCTTGCTTCCTGAGCCCAAAACCAGAAAGGATTTCTTACAGT ATTCCTGTCAgctcacactggatcccaacacagcaAATGtgtacctctgtctgtctgaggggaacaaaAAGGTGACAGTGAGTGAAAGCCCACAAGCATATCCTGATCATTCACAGAGATTTGATTGGTGGAAGCAAGTCCTCTGCAGACAGGTACTGTCTGGACGGTGTTACTGGGAGGTAGAATGGACTGGGAGGGTGTTTATCTCAGTCTCGTATAAAAACatcaagagaaaaacagaaggtaATGAAAGTGGGTTTGGTCGGAATAATCAGTCCTGGAGTTTGGTCTGTAATCACACCTGTTACACCTTCAGACACAATGATATTCGGACTAAAATCCCGGTGGTTCCCAGTGGCTCCAGAATAGGTGTGTATTTGGATCACGGGGCgggaactctgtccttctacagtgtctctaggacaatgaccctcctccacagagtccagaccacattcactcagcccctctgtGCTGGATTCTGGCTCAGTTTTCCATCAGCTGTTGAGATCTGCAACTTTTAA